CGGCTCGTTTTCTGCTTACTTTCTCTCTGTTTATTCGGTCTTAACCGGTAAGAATGCAATATATTTTGAAACTGCAACGATGATCTTAGTTTTAGTAACATTTGGTAGATATTTAGAGACATCTTCAAGAGTAAAAGCTTCAAACTTTATGAAACAGCTTATAGACCTAACAGCAAAAAAAGCAACGATTATTAAAAACGATGAAGAAGTTGAAGTTCCTGTTGAAGAAGTTAGAGTTGGAGATATAGTAAAAATTCGTCCGGGTGAAAAAGTGCCGGCTGATGGTGTGATAATAGAAGGAATTGGTCATGTTGATGAATCGGTTTTAACTGGTGAGATAAACCCGGTGTTGAAAAAATCTGGAGATTATCTGTATGCTGGAACAACTGTTTTAGATGGAAGTTTTAAGATAAAGGTTGATAAACCACAATCACAGTGGACGTTAAACAGATTCATTGAGATAATGAAGCAAATAAGAAACACAAAAGCTCCAATAAACAGAATAGCTGACAGAATAGCTTTCTACTTTTTGCCGATAGTGTTTTTCTTGTCAATTTCTTCATTTATCTACTGGTATGTAAACGCCGGGTTTGAAAAGGCTTTAATTGTATTTTTATCTGTCTTGCTTATATCTTGTCCTTGTGCGTTTAGTATTGGCGCTCCATTAGCTTTATGGCTTGGACTTGGTCAAGCAATGAAAGAAGGGATCATTGTCAAAGGTGCAGATGTCCTTGAAAAAATAGCATCTGTTAAAAAAGTGTTTTTTGATAAAACAGGGACGATTACAGAAAGAATAATGGAAGTTTCAAAAACATTCTTTAAAAATGATGAGGCAAAAGATATTTTTTATTCCTTGGAGAAAAACTCAGAACATCCTTTGGCTGTAAGCTTTGTAAAATGGTGTAGGGATTGTAAAGAGTTAAAAGTAGAAAATTTTAAAGTCCATTATGGGCTTGGTGTTTCTGGTGAGATAAACGGCAAGAAATACTATCTTGGAAGTCAAGAGTTTTTAAAAGATGTTCAAATAGATGAGAATATAAAAAGTTTGTTCAATCAAGCATTAGAAAATGGAGAGATTATAACATATTTGACAGATGGAAAAGAAATTCTTGCAGTTGCAACATTTTCTCAAAAAATCAGACCGGAAGCAAAAATAACATTTGATGCTCTCAAAAAGTTAAAAGTAGAGACAGAAGTATTGACAGGAGACTCTGAATATTTTGCAAAAGTTTTAAAGAAAGCCCTTGATATAGAAAACGTTAGAGCAAACCTTAAACCGGAAGATAAATTAAGATTCATAGAAGAAGAAAAGAGTAAAGGAAAAACTGTTGCAATGGTTGGCGATGGTATAAATGATGCTCCGGCTTTAGCAAAGGCAGATATAGGAATTGCTATGGGTTGTGGAACAGACCTAACAAGAGAATCAGCCAACGTAAGCCTGATAAGTGATGATTTAAGAAAAATTCCACTTCTTATAATCTTGGCAAGAAAGGTTAAAAGAGTAATATATACGAATATGTTTTGGGCTTTTATTTACAACATAATAGGAATGGGTCTTGCAGTAAGCGGGCATCTAAACCCAATTTTTGCAGCTCTTGCAATGGTATTAAGCAGTGTATTTGTAATAGGAAACTCTTTAAGAGTTAAAATAAGTTAGGTTTTAGAAAAGTGACGGTTGATGGGTAAAAATTTTATCAATATCTCACACTTACTTTTTCGCTTTCTTACTTCTCACTTTCTTTAAAAGAGGAAATCCTTTGGACTAAAGTCCTCAGGATGACGGGTGTGGTGAGTCAAGGGAGTAAATTCTTCGGCTCTAAGTCTAAGGATGGCAAAAACCTGTCAACAGTGTCATGAGACTGTTCCAATGACCCACACTGTCATTCTGAACGAAGCGAAGAGTATCTTCCTTTCTTTTCAAGTCAAAAATCAAAAAGAGATCCTTCGGCCTCAGGGACGAGAAAAAGTAAGTTAACATATACATTCTACAACTTACCAAAATTTTAGAACACCTTCCTACATTCACTTGCAATATTCAAAATATAGTGTATACTATATAGAGTGAAAAGAGGAAAGAAATCCTCTAAAAATAGGAAAATATTAATGGAACTCGGGAGTCGGGATTTCGGAGCTTAAAATATAAAATTATAAAATCTTTCCAAATCCCACGCTTCTAAGTCCTTACTAAAATCCTTAAAATCAGAGCATTTCTTTTCCTCTTTAAAAAAAATTTTTTAAGGAGGCATTTTTATGTCAAATCAAGGTAAAACATTCAAGGATTTAAATCTATCAAAGGAGACTTTAAAATCCTTAGACGAATTAGGTTATTCTAAACCTACAGAAATTCAAGAAAAAGCAATTCCGGCAGTTATGACCGGAAAGGATTTAGTAGCACAAGCACAAACAGGTACAGGAAAAACTGCAGCTTTTGGAATACCCGTTGTTGAAAAAGTAAATCCAAAACAAAAGAAAGTTCAAGCATTAATCTTGGTTCCTACAAGAGAGTTAGCAATTCAAGTAGCTAAGGAAATTAAAGAACTTGGAAAAAACAAAAAAGTTTATACCTTGGCAGTTTACGGCGGTAAATCTATTAGCCATCAAATAAACTTTTTAAAGAAAGGTTCGGACGTCGTAGTAGTAGGTACACCAGGAAGAGTTAGAGATTTATTAGAAAGAGGCGTTTTAAATCTTGATAATGTAAAAATGTTTGTTTTAGATGAAGCAGATAGAATGCTTGAAATGGGATTTATAGACGATATTGAAGAGATTATGTCTTATCTTCCGGAAGATAGACAAAATTTATTATTCTCAGCAACTATGCCAAAAGAGATTTTAGAATTAGCTGAAGAGTTTTTAAATGAGAATTATGAAACAATAAGAGTTAAGCCAGATGAAGTAACTGTTGAAAAGATAAAACAAATCATTTACAGAGTAAATCCAAGAGATAAGTTTAAGAAATTAACAGAAGTTTTAACTCAAAATGAAGCAGAAAAAGTAATTATTTTTACACAAACTAAAATCGAAGCTGATGAGCTTGCAGAAAGATTAAATGAAGAAGGCTTTAATGCAAGTGCTATCCATGGTGATTTTTCTCAAAAGAAAAGAGAAACTGTTTTACATAATTTTAGAACAGGCAAATTAAAAATTCTTGTCGCTACAGATGTTGCAGCAAGAGGACTTGATATAAAAGGTGTTGACCTTGTTGTAAATTATGGTTTACCAAGAGATGCAGAAAGTTATATCCATAGAATAGGCAGAACCGGAAGAGCAGGAAGAGACGGAACAGCTATTTCTATAATGACCCCTTCTGAAGACAAACAACTTCAAAATATTAAAAAGAAAACAAAAGCGAATATAGAAGTCATAAATGAAGCACAAGAAAAGAAATTTTCTTCAGCACAAAAAGATAAACCTTCTCAAAAAGAAAGGTCTCCAAGAAATCAAACAAGAAGAAGATAGAGAAGTTAACTATAAATAGAAGTTCGTAATATGTAATTTAGAGTAATGGAGACTGTTCCGAAAATCCAAATCGTCATTCTGAAGCCGGCGAAGAATCTCATTTTTCCTTATTTTTAAAAGAGGAGATTCTTCGGCTTACAGCCTCAGGACGATGACACGAAAAGGTAAGCTTACGAGAATTTTAGAACACTCTTTCGAGTAATGATATATTGGGGCGGCTTTGGCTGCCTATACTTTAAATTGGTACATGTTTTAATTTTTAAGTTGGTGTTACAGAAAGGTAAACTTATGAGAATCTTTTTACCCAGTTTTTCTTTTTTCTCTCATCTTCTCTATATGAACTAATAATGCAGTAATCGCTGCAGGAGTAATTCCTTCTAATCTTGAAGCTTGTCCAAGGGTCATTGGTCTAAATTTAGTTAGTTTTTGAACTATCTCTTTTCTCAAACCTGCCACTTGGCTATAATCTATATCTTCCGGAATTTTTATACCTTCTAAGTATTTCATTTTTTCATTTAATTTTTCCTCTCTTTCAAGATAACCATCATATTTAACATTGATTTCTATCTCTTCTTGTATGTAATCGCTTTCTGGAACGGCAATTCCCATCTCTTTAAGCTTTTGAATATCAACTTCCGGTTTTTGTAAGTAAGTAAATATAGAAACTTTTTTCTCTCCATCTTTGATAAATGTTTCTTTATATGTGTTTATCCAATTCCTAATTTCTTCTTCTGTTTTTTTGACAAATTTATACTCTTCTTCATTGAGCATTCCTATGTTGTAAGCTTTTTGATATAGTCTTAAAATTGCGTTATCTTGTCTTA
The Sulfurihydrogenibium sp. DNA segment above includes these coding regions:
- a CDS encoding cation-translocating P-type ATPase, whose product is MESLEKKDSLEIKPTISCSCGPISLSEEKNAECYQCGIPITGRPLKFEVNGKMEDFCCFGCYLINKTTGLRGDEGTAMAFLGKFGFGYFLAMIVMMLSTYIYGSHFVDPNDKEMQLFTGFIKYVILVLSTPVMLILGVPILKNSFSKENLLNFNTDTLIAIGSFSAYFLSVYSVLTGKNAIYFETATMILVLVTFGRYLETSSRVKASNFMKQLIDLTAKKATIIKNDEEVEVPVEEVRVGDIVKIRPGEKVPADGVIIEGIGHVDESVLTGEINPVLKKSGDYLYAGTTVLDGSFKIKVDKPQSQWTLNRFIEIMKQIRNTKAPINRIADRIAFYFLPIVFFLSISSFIYWYVNAGFEKALIVFLSVLLISCPCAFSIGAPLALWLGLGQAMKEGIIVKGADVLEKIASVKKVFFDKTGTITERIMEVSKTFFKNDEAKDIFYSLEKNSEHPLAVSFVKWCRDCKELKVENFKVHYGLGVSGEINGKKYYLGSQEFLKDVQIDENIKSLFNQALENGEIITYLTDGKEILAVATFSQKIRPEAKITFDALKKLKVETEVLTGDSEYFAKVLKKALDIENVRANLKPEDKLRFIEEEKSKGKTVAMVGDGINDAPALAKADIGIAMGCGTDLTRESANVSLISDDLRKIPLLIILARKVKRVIYTNMFWAFIYNIIGMGLAVSGHLNPIFAALAMVLSSVFVIGNSLRVKIS
- a CDS encoding DEAD/DEAH box helicase, whose amino-acid sequence is MSNQGKTFKDLNLSKETLKSLDELGYSKPTEIQEKAIPAVMTGKDLVAQAQTGTGKTAAFGIPVVEKVNPKQKKVQALILVPTRELAIQVAKEIKELGKNKKVYTLAVYGGKSISHQINFLKKGSDVVVVGTPGRVRDLLERGVLNLDNVKMFVLDEADRMLEMGFIDDIEEIMSYLPEDRQNLLFSATMPKEILELAEEFLNENYETIRVKPDEVTVEKIKQIIYRVNPRDKFKKLTEVLTQNEAEKVIIFTQTKIEADELAERLNEEGFNASAIHGDFSQKKRETVLHNFRTGKLKILVATDVAARGLDIKGVDLVVNYGLPRDAESYIHRIGRTGRAGRDGTAISIMTPSEDKQLQNIKKKTKANIEVINEAQEKKFSSAQKDKPSQKERSPRNQTRRR